From a single Sphingobium sp. genomic region:
- a CDS encoding SDR family oxidoreductase — protein sequence MKLDNSISAVVTGGASGLGRASAEALAAQGVKVAIFDVNEAMGEEVAAKIGGLFCKVDITSEDSVVAGFEKARTAHGQERILVHCAMTSKRGKTLSFDKTAGKYKRTSTEDYEYGVQGILVASYRLASLSALGMSELEPMEDGERGCITLTASVAAQDAQIGQVIYGSAKAGVNGLVLPLARDLMDLGIRCNSIMPGIFATPLMLGAAQNVLDSLAASVPFPKRLGKPEEFGSLVLELNRNTYFNGQCLRLDGAIRMAPR from the coding sequence AACTCGACAATAGCATATCAGCCGTCGTCACCGGCGGGGCCTCTGGGCTGGGCCGGGCAAGTGCAGAGGCGCTGGCGGCACAGGGTGTCAAAGTTGCCATTTTCGACGTCAACGAAGCCATGGGCGAAGAAGTTGCGGCCAAGATTGGCGGGCTGTTCTGCAAGGTCGACATCACCAGCGAAGATTCGGTGGTCGCAGGCTTTGAAAAGGCCCGCACTGCGCATGGCCAGGAACGCATTCTCGTCCATTGTGCGATGACCTCGAAGCGTGGCAAGACGTTGTCCTTCGACAAGACGGCCGGCAAGTATAAGCGCACCTCGACCGAGGATTATGAATATGGCGTGCAGGGCATCCTCGTCGCCTCCTATCGCCTCGCCTCGCTTTCAGCGCTCGGCATGAGCGAGTTGGAACCGATGGAAGATGGCGAACGCGGCTGCATCACGCTTACTGCATCGGTGGCCGCGCAGGACGCGCAAATCGGCCAGGTCATTTACGGTTCGGCCAAAGCTGGCGTGAATGGGCTCGTCCTGCCGCTGGCGCGCGACCTGATGGACCTCGGCATTCGCTGCAATTCGATCATGCCCGGCATTTTCGCAACGCCGCTGATGCTGGGCGCGGCCCAAAATGTGCTCGACAGCCTTGCCGCATCAGTGCCCTTCCCCAAGCGCCTCGGCAAGCCGGAGGAGTTTGGTAGTCTGGTGCTTGAACTCAACCGCAATACCTATTTCAACGGCCAATGCCTGCGCCTCGATGGCGCAATCCGCATGGCCCCTCGCTAA
- a CDS encoding acetyl-CoA C-acetyltransferase produces MGEAYIIDAVRTPRGVGKPGKGALSHLHPQHLAATVLKAIRDRNNLDTSTVDDIIWSTSSQNGKQGGDLGRMAALAAGYDISASGTTLDRFCGGGITSVNLAAATVMSGMEDCVIAGGTEMMSFTGAYGAELANAGVKPLGMGSGNAALDAIHPQSHQGICGDAIASMEGVKREELDALALSSQEKAARAIREGRFDRSLVTVYNEDGTVALDHEEFPRPETTAEGLAALKPSFAGMADFDLGNGTTFRKQINRRYPDLKIEHFHHAGNSSGVVDGAAALLITSKDYAEKHGLKPRGRIVAYANIGDCPTLMLNAPVPAAKKVLEKAGLKVEDIDVWEINEAFAIVAEKFIRDLNLDRDKVNINGGACALGHPIGATGSILIGTALDELERSGGRYGLITMCAAGGMAPAVIIERI; encoded by the coding sequence ATGGGCGAAGCTTATATCATCGACGCAGTCCGCACCCCGCGCGGCGTCGGCAAACCCGGCAAGGGCGCATTGTCACACCTCCACCCGCAGCATCTGGCCGCGACGGTGCTCAAGGCAATCCGCGACCGCAACAATCTCGACACCTCGACCGTCGATGACATCATCTGGTCGACTTCCAGCCAGAATGGCAAGCAGGGCGGCGACCTTGGCCGCATGGCTGCGTTGGCCGCTGGCTATGACATTTCGGCTTCGGGAACCACGCTGGACCGTTTCTGCGGCGGCGGCATCACTTCGGTGAACCTCGCCGCTGCAACGGTGATGTCGGGTATGGAAGATTGCGTCATCGCCGGCGGCACCGAGATGATGAGCTTTACCGGGGCTTATGGCGCAGAACTTGCCAATGCAGGGGTAAAGCCGCTCGGCATGGGTTCGGGCAATGCTGCGCTCGACGCGATCCACCCGCAAAGCCATCAGGGCATTTGCGGCGATGCCATTGCCAGCATGGAAGGCGTCAAGCGCGAGGAACTCGATGCACTTGCACTTTCGAGCCAGGAAAAGGCCGCCCGCGCGATCCGCGAAGGCCGTTTCGACCGTTCGCTGGTTACCGTCTATAATGAAGACGGAACCGTCGCTCTCGACCATGAAGAATTTCCGCGCCCCGAAACGACCGCCGAAGGCCTGGCCGCGCTGAAGCCCAGCTTTGCCGGAATGGCCGATTTCGATCTTGGCAATGGCACGACCTTCCGCAAGCAGATCAACCGTCGCTATCCCGATCTGAAGATCGAACATTTCCACCATGCCGGCAACAGCTCCGGCGTGGTTGATGGCGCAGCTGCATTGCTGATCACGTCAAAGGATTATGCCGAAAAGCATGGGCTGAAACCACGCGGCCGCATCGTTGCTTATGCCAATATCGGCGACTGCCCGACTTTGATGCTCAACGCACCCGTACCTGCGGCGAAGAAGGTGCTCGAAAAGGCCGGCCTCAAGGTCGAGGATATCGACGTGTGGGAAATCAACGAAGCATTTGCGATCGTTGCCGAAAAATTCATCCGCGACCTCAATCTTGATCGCGACAAAGTGAACATCAATGGCGGCGCCTGCGCGCTGGGCCACCCCATTGGCGCCACCGGATCGATCCTGATCGGCACTGCGCTCGACGAACTGGAACGTTCGGGCGGACGTTATGGCCTGATTACCATGTGCGCTGCTGGCGGCATGGCACCGGCCGTAATTATCGAACGCATCTGA
- a CDS encoding aldehyde dehydrogenase family protein, whose amino-acid sequence MLFQNEVELLLGRFGSSIPSGNFPVHTPIDGSKIASIPLATAAEIDAALNRAQSAFLKWRSVPAPRRGELVRRFGNALRDHKADLARLVTIECGKPISEGEGEVQEMIDICDFAVGLSRQLHGLTIASERPGHRMMEQWHPLGPTLIISAFNFPVAVWAWNAALALVCGNSIVWKPSEKTPLTALATQALLDGVLAEFDDAPGGLSQVIVGARDTGAALVADRRIALVSATGSTEMGRAVGQAAAARFAKAILELGGNNAAIVSDKADLDLALRGVLFSAVGTSGQRCTSLRRLFVHDGVYDGFVAKLKAAAASIPVGDPLDTVHLAGPLIDEDAFARMISALDEAEGLGAIISGGERLDQPGVYVRPAIVEMGNHAGPALRETFAPILYVFRYSELDAAIALQNSVGAGLSSSIFSLDMRECELFLSASGSDCGIANVNIGTSGAEIGGAFGGEKETGGGRESGSDAWKAYMRRATNTINYSSALPLAQGVRFDI is encoded by the coding sequence GTGCTATTTCAGAATGAAGTCGAACTATTGCTCGGGCGATTTGGTTCTTCAATTCCCTCGGGCAACTTCCCCGTTCACACCCCTATCGATGGCAGCAAGATAGCCTCGATCCCGCTTGCAACAGCGGCCGAAATCGATGCCGCGCTCAATCGTGCGCAGTCGGCTTTCCTCAAATGGCGCAGCGTACCTGCGCCGCGCAGGGGAGAGCTTGTCCGCCGTTTCGGAAATGCCCTTCGTGACCATAAGGCCGACCTCGCCCGCCTCGTCACCATCGAATGCGGTAAGCCGATCAGCGAAGGTGAGGGCGAGGTGCAGGAGATGATCGACATTTGCGATTTCGCAGTCGGTCTTTCGCGCCAGTTGCACGGTTTGACGATCGCCAGCGAACGGCCCGGCCACCGGATGATGGAACAATGGCATCCGCTGGGGCCGACATTGATCATCAGTGCGTTCAACTTTCCCGTCGCGGTCTGGGCATGGAATGCTGCGCTTGCGCTGGTGTGCGGCAACAGCATTGTCTGGAAACCTTCGGAAAAAACACCGCTAACCGCGCTGGCAACACAGGCGCTGCTGGATGGCGTATTGGCGGAATTTGACGATGCGCCCGGTGGTTTGTCGCAGGTTATTGTGGGTGCCCGCGATACCGGGGCGGCGCTGGTCGCTGACCGCCGCATCGCGCTGGTTTCCGCAACGGGCAGCACCGAAATGGGACGCGCAGTCGGTCAGGCGGCAGCGGCGCGTTTTGCCAAGGCGATCCTGGAACTGGGCGGCAACAATGCCGCGATTGTTAGTGACAAGGCTGACCTAGACCTTGCGCTGCGCGGGGTGTTGTTTTCGGCTGTGGGTACCAGCGGGCAGCGCTGCACCAGCCTGCGCCGGCTGTTCGTGCATGACGGTGTCTATGATGGCTTTGTCGCAAAACTGAAGGCCGCAGCGGCGAGCATTCCTGTGGGCGACCCGCTCGATACGGTGCATCTTGCCGGGCCGTTGATCGATGAAGATGCTTTTGCGCGTATGATATCAGCGCTGGATGAGGCGGAGGGGTTGGGCGCGATCATCAGCGGCGGCGAACGGCTCGACCAACCGGGTGTCTATGTGCGCCCCGCCATTGTGGAAATGGGCAATCATGCCGGCCCGGCCTTGCGTGAGACCTTTGCGCCGATCCTTTATGTCTTTCGCTATTCGGAACTGGATGCGGCCATCGCTTTGCAGAATAGTGTCGGCGCAGGCCTGTCATCGTCGATCTTCTCGCTCGACATGCGCGAATGTGAACTGTTCTTGTCGGCATCGGGCAGCGATTGCGGGATTGCCAATGTCAATATCGGCACATCAGGCGCGGAGATTGGCGGAGCCTTTGGCGGGGAAAAGGAAACCGGCGGTGGGCGCGAGTCCGGGTCTGATGCTTGGAAGGCCTATATGCGCCGCGCCACCAACACCATCAACTACAGCAGCGCGCTACCCTTGGCGCAGGGTGTGCGGTTCGACATTTGA
- a CDS encoding acyl-CoA dehydrogenase: protein MAEMAAFDWSDPFFLDDQLTEEERMIRDAAHGFAQDELQPRVIKAFREEVDAPELFPLMGQAGLLGATIDPAYGGAGASYVAYGLIAREIERVDSGYRSMASVQSSLVMHPINAFGTEEQRRKYLPGLAAGTLIGCFGLTEPDAGSDPAGMRTVAKKVDGGYVIHGSKTWISNAPFADVFVVWAKSEAHGGGIRGFILEKGMKGLSAPKIQGKLSLRASTTGMIMMDNVEVGEDALLPEVQGLKGPFGCLNRARYGISWGALGAAEFCFHAARQYGLDRHQFGKPLAANQLYQKKLADMMSDIALGLQASLRVGRLIDQGRFAPDMISIVKRNNVGKALDIARMARDMHGGNGISEEYQVIRHMVNLETVNTYEGAHDVHALILGRAITGIAAF, encoded by the coding sequence ATGGCCGAAATGGCAGCCTTTGACTGGTCCGATCCTTTCTTCCTCGACGATCAATTGACCGAAGAGGAACGCATGATCCGCGACGCTGCGCATGGCTTTGCGCAAGACGAATTGCAGCCGCGCGTGATCAAGGCATTTCGTGAGGAAGTCGACGCGCCCGAGCTTTTCCCGCTCATGGGTCAGGCCGGGTTGCTAGGTGCAACCATCGATCCCGCCTATGGCGGCGCAGGTGCCAGCTATGTGGCTTATGGCCTCATTGCCCGCGAAATCGAACGCGTCGATTCCGGCTATCGTTCGATGGCGTCGGTACAATCGAGCCTTGTGATGCACCCGATCAACGCCTTCGGAACGGAAGAGCAGCGCCGCAAATATCTGCCGGGGCTTGCTGCAGGCACATTGATCGGCTGTTTCGGTCTTACCGAGCCCGATGCGGGCAGCGACCCTGCCGGAATGCGCACCGTCGCGAAAAAGGTTGATGGCGGCTATGTTATCCACGGCAGCAAGACCTGGATTTCAAACGCGCCCTTTGCCGATGTCTTTGTCGTCTGGGCAAAAAGCGAAGCGCATGGCGGCGGCATTCGCGGTTTCATCCTTGAAAAGGGCATGAAAGGCCTGTCCGCGCCGAAAATCCAAGGCAAGCTGAGCTTGCGCGCGTCGACCACCGGCATGATCATGATGGACAATGTCGAGGTGGGCGAAGATGCCCTGTTACCCGAAGTGCAGGGCTTGAAGGGTCCGTTTGGCTGCCTCAACCGGGCGCGTTACGGGATCAGCTGGGGCGCATTGGGTGCGGCGGAATTCTGCTTTCATGCCGCGCGCCAATATGGCCTTGATCGGCACCAGTTCGGCAAACCGCTTGCCGCAAACCAGCTTTACCAGAAGAAACTGGCCGACATGATGAGCGACATTGCACTTGGCCTGCAGGCCAGCTTGCGCGTCGGCCGTCTGATCGACCAAGGTCGCTTTGCCCCCGACATGATCTCGATCGTCAAGCGCAACAATGTTGGCAAGGCGCTCGATATTGCCCGGATGGCGCGCGACATGCACGGCGGCAACGGCATCAGCGAGGAATATCAGGTGATCCGCCACATGGTGAACCTGGAAACGGTGAACACCTATGAAGGCGCGCATGATGTTCATGCGCTGATCCTGGGCCGCGCAATTACCGGCATCGCGGCGTTTTGA
- a CDS encoding NAD-glutamate dehydrogenase: MTSAKTDLALNSPLLEPLLTAMTARMLPGDNEGFDGDISRAAAAYLLAVGLDRPPGSPNIGIETFSTAAGRLAMRIAIVNDDMPFLVDSVAAALASANVTIERLLHPVLDVERDDQGRLVALSSQRGSIGKRESHIYLETARVDAKARHALADALASVLHDVRCAVTDWRKMQAAMAADADSLPEGEGAALLRWFMDGSMTVLAHEQIALDGSRSGRLGLSRASDAVLLSEESVQRAFAYFAGGGDAPLLLKSSRNSTVHRAVQLDIIVAPLRENGTLAALSVTGGLWTSAALATPPERIPLLRMHLSNLMTRHGFDPSGHAGKAMAHALTALPHDLLVSFKPADLERVTLTAMSLTDRPRPKLLAVRSALGRHLFVFVWLPRDDISTGLRRSIEAMLTETRGAKVLGWSIGLEDGGMGLLRYLLDFEDRNVTIDEAALDRRVQLMVRGWEPAVESELARLADEKRAAAMMERYAAAFPQSHRMAYPVAEAAQDMLGLLAMERDHSRVARLIADDDSDDNTLSLKVYNQGGAMPLSDAVPVLENFGFTVIEQMPTEVGDGHIAYIHDFHLGLRSGADTTPLFDRKAVVEAALTQVLDGKAENDPFNQLITLAGLEPRSVVWLRAWYRYLRQTGISYGIPTVVTALSAHAGIVRSIIAQFEALHDPAFAGDRIAASAKIDHEIKHGLSKVAAADEDRILRLMQAVVKACLRTNAFAPAAHEALAFKLDSAQVPGLPAPLPWREIFVYSPRVEGIHLRAGPVARGGLRWSDRRDDFRTEILGLMKAQRVKNAVIVPTGAKGGFYPKRLPDPRTDRDAWLAEGTESYRIFIRSLLSVTDNLVENKVVHPDSVVIRDGDDPYFVVAADKGTATFSDVANAIALERGFWLGDAFASGGSVGYDHKAMGITARGGWVSVQRHFAEMGVDVQNAPVTVAGVGDMSGDVFGNGMLLSKAIKLVAAFDHRHIFLDPDPDPAASWKERQRLFNLPRSSWADYDAKLISKGGGVFARSEKEIKLSPEVRALLGVDAAVMEPAALMKAILKAQVGLLWFGGIGTYLKDASEANVEVGDPANDAIRINAQDLRAKVIGEGANLGITQAARIAFGLAGGRINTDFIDNSAGVDCSDNEVNIKIALNAEMAAGRLQIDVRNKLLASMTDDVAALVLEDNRMQTLALSIAESGGAGDLPAYVRLMETFEGQGRLDRAVEGLEGNDEYLRREADGHGLTRPELAVLLSTAKLVAQDAAEEGPLAADPAMDAELLAAFPRPMAEGHAQAILSHRLRPQIIATKLANRMINRMGMLHPFELAEEEGCSLAIVAEAFAIAEQLFDLPALWAEIDAAKIPESARIMLYNQVAVETRAHMADMIRNGKEGRSVGGAVADYGAVIDQLSAARKELLTPDVAAQTEAYGDKLTNAGAPAKLVAKLVRMAQLDGAIGLAALAIERHADAKELTKGFVRLGDALGLGWAQNSAMQMDPKDPWERLLVAGLARDFQAMRLDFLRRQKAMDADAVGTWLTKHQDRVAMFRTMIDRARRGGLPTPAMLAQIAGQARTLLGR; encoded by the coding sequence ATGACCAGCGCCAAAACCGACCTTGCCCTTAACTCTCCCCTGCTCGAACCATTGCTCACGGCGATGACCGCACGCATGCTGCCCGGCGATAATGAAGGTTTCGACGGAGATATAAGCCGGGCGGCGGCGGCCTATCTGCTCGCGGTCGGCCTCGACCGGCCCCCGGGATCGCCCAATATCGGTATCGAGACTTTTTCGACGGCTGCGGGCCGGCTGGCGATGCGCATCGCGATCGTCAATGACGACATGCCCTTCCTTGTCGACTCGGTCGCGGCCGCGCTGGCTTCGGCAAATGTCACCATCGAACGGCTGCTCCACCCCGTGCTCGATGTCGAACGCGATGATCAGGGACGGCTGGTCGCACTCAGCAGCCAGCGCGGATCGATCGGAAAGCGCGAAAGCCATATCTATCTGGAAACTGCGCGCGTCGATGCAAAGGCCCGCCATGCGTTGGCCGATGCGCTCGCGTCGGTGCTGCATGATGTGCGCTGCGCGGTAACCGACTGGCGCAAGATGCAGGCCGCGATGGCCGCCGATGCCGACAGCCTTCCCGAAGGTGAGGGTGCGGCGCTGCTGCGTTGGTTCATGGATGGCAGCATGACGGTGCTTGCCCATGAACAGATTGCACTTGATGGCAGTCGCAGTGGCCGGCTGGGTCTTTCCCGGGCGAGTGACGCGGTGCTGTTGTCTGAAGAGAGTGTGCAGCGCGCCTTCGCCTATTTTGCCGGGGGCGGCGATGCGCCCCTGCTTTTGAAATCCAGCCGCAATTCGACGGTGCACCGCGCGGTTCAGCTTGACATCATAGTCGCACCGTTGCGCGAAAATGGCACATTGGCGGCGCTTTCGGTCACCGGTGGATTGTGGACCAGCGCGGCGCTGGCGACCCCGCCCGAACGAATCCCATTGCTGCGCATGCATCTGTCGAACCTAATGACGCGCCATGGTTTCGACCCATCGGGCCATGCTGGCAAGGCGATGGCGCATGCGCTGACCGCGCTGCCTCACGACCTGCTGGTATCGTTCAAGCCCGCCGATCTTGAACGCGTCACGCTGACCGCCATGTCGCTGACTGACCGGCCGAGGCCCAAATTGCTGGCTGTGCGGTCGGCGCTAGGGCGGCATCTGTTCGTCTTCGTCTGGTTGCCGCGCGACGATATCTCAACAGGGCTGCGCCGTTCGATCGAGGCGATGCTGACAGAGACCCGCGGCGCGAAGGTGCTTGGCTGGTCGATTGGGCTTGAAGATGGAGGCATGGGTCTGCTGCGCTACCTTCTCGATTTCGAGGATCGCAATGTCACCATAGACGAGGCCGCGCTTGACCGGCGTGTGCAGTTGATGGTGCGCGGCTGGGAACCGGCGGTGGAAAGCGAACTGGCGCGGCTTGCCGATGAAAAGCGCGCCGCCGCGATGATGGAGCGTTACGCCGCGGCATTCCCGCAATCGCATCGCATGGCCTATCCCGTGGCAGAGGCTGCGCAGGATATGCTGGGCCTGCTGGCGATGGAGCGCGACCATAGCCGGGTCGCGCGACTGATTGCCGATGATGACAGCGACGACAATACACTCAGCCTGAAAGTCTATAATCAGGGCGGGGCGATGCCGCTGTCTGATGCGGTTCCGGTGCTGGAAAATTTCGGCTTCACCGTGATCGAGCAAATGCCGACCGAGGTTGGTGATGGCCACATTGCCTATATCCATGATTTCCACCTTGGTCTGCGCAGCGGCGCGGACACGACCCCGCTGTTTGATCGCAAGGCTGTGGTCGAGGCAGCGTTGACACAGGTACTTGATGGCAAGGCGGAAAATGATCCGTTCAACCAGTTGATCACGCTTGCCGGGCTTGAACCGCGTTCGGTGGTCTGGTTGCGTGCCTGGTACCGCTATCTGCGCCAGACGGGGATATCCTATGGCATCCCCACGGTGGTGACTGCGTTGAGCGCGCATGCGGGCATCGTGCGGTCGATCATTGCGCAGTTTGAAGCCTTGCATGATCCGGCCTTTGCCGGAGACCGTATCGCCGCCAGTGCCAAGATCGATCATGAGATCAAGCACGGCCTGTCGAAAGTCGCCGCAGCTGACGAGGATCGCATCCTGCGGCTGATGCAGGCGGTGGTGAAGGCCTGTCTGCGGACCAACGCCTTTGCGCCCGCAGCGCATGAGGCACTGGCGTTCAAGCTGGACAGCGCGCAAGTGCCGGGCCTGCCTGCGCCGCTGCCCTGGCGTGAGATTTTCGTCTATTCGCCACGTGTCGAAGGTATCCATCTGCGGGCCGGGCCGGTTGCCCGTGGCGGGCTGCGCTGGTCTGACCGGCGCGATGATTTCCGCACCGAAATCCTTGGCCTGATGAAGGCCCAGCGGGTCAAAAATGCGGTGATCGTGCCGACGGGTGCGAAGGGCGGTTTTTATCCGAAGCGCTTGCCCGATCCGCGAACCGATCGCGATGCTTGGTTGGCAGAGGGCACCGAAAGCTATCGCATCTTCATCCGCAGCCTTTTGTCGGTCACCGACAATCTGGTCGAAAACAAGGTCGTCCATCCCGACAGCGTCGTGATCCGCGACGGTGATGACCCTTATTTCGTTGTCGCGGCGGACAAGGGCACGGCGACTTTCTCTGACGTTGCCAATGCCATCGCGCTCGAACGGGGTTTTTGGCTGGGCGATGCCTTTGCCAGCGGCGGGTCGGTCGGTTACGACCATAAAGCGATGGGGATTACCGCGCGCGGCGGCTGGGTTTCGGTGCAGCGCCATTTCGCCGAAATGGGTGTCGACGTGCAGAACGCGCCTGTGACCGTCGCCGGTGTCGGCGACATGTCAGGTGATGTTTTCGGCAACGGCATGTTGTTGTCAAAGGCGATCAAGTTGGTGGCAGCGTTCGATCATCGCCACATCTTCCTTGATCCCGATCCCGATCCTGCGGCGAGTTGGAAGGAAAGGCAGCGATTGTTCAACCTGCCACGATCAAGCTGGGCAGACTATGATGCAAAGCTGATCTCCAAGGGCGGCGGCGTCTTTGCGCGCAGCGAGAAGGAGATCAAATTATCGCCTGAAGTGCGCGCCCTGCTGGGCGTTGACGCGGCTGTGATGGAGCCGGCCGCGCTGATGAAGGCCATATTGAAGGCGCAGGTCGGGCTCCTCTGGTTCGGCGGCATCGGCACCTATTTGAAGGATGCAAGTGAGGCCAATGTCGAGGTGGGCGATCCAGCCAATGACGCCATCCGGATCAACGCGCAGGATCTGCGCGCGAAGGTGATTGGTGAGGGCGCCAATCTGGGTATCACCCAGGCCGCGCGCATTGCCTTTGGCCTTGCGGGCGGACGCATCAACACCGACTTTATCGATAACAGCGCGGGCGTCGATTGTTCGGATAATGAGGTGAACATCAAGATTGCGCTCAATGCCGAAATGGCCGCAGGGCGGCTGCAGATTGATGTGCGCAACAAGCTGCTGGCCAGCATGACCGACGATGTCGCCGCGCTGGTGCTCGAAGACAACCGGATGCAGACGCTGGCGCTGTCGATTGCCGAAAGCGGGGGAGCAGGCGATCTGCCAGCCTATGTTCGGTTGATGGAAACCTTTGAAGGGCAGGGGCGTCTTGACCGCGCTGTCGAGGGGCTGGAGGGCAATGACGAATATCTGCGCCGCGAAGCCGATGGCCATGGCCTGACACGGCCCGAACTTGCCGTGCTGCTATCCACTGCGAAGTTGGTCGCGCAGGATGCGGCAGAGGAAGGCCCGCTGGCCGCCGATCCGGCAATGGATGCAGAACTGCTCGCCGCCTTTCCCCGGCCTATGGCAGAGGGGCATGCGCAAGCGATCCTGTCGCACCGGCTGCGCCCCCAGATCATCGCGACCAAGCTTGCAAACCGCATGATCAATCGCATGGGGATGCTGCACCCGTTCGAACTGGCAGAGGAAGAGGGCTGCTCGCTCGCCATCGTCGCGGAAGCCTTTGCCATTGCCGAACAACTGTTCGACCTGCCCGCACTTTGGGCCGAAATCGACGCTGCCAAAATTCCTGAATCGGCCCGGATCATGCTGTACAATCAGGTGGCGGTCGAAACCCGCGCGCACATGGCGGACATGATCCGTAACGGCAAGGAAGGTCGCAGTGTCGGGGGCGCCGTCGCGGATTATGGCGCGGTGATTGACCAATTGTCAGCGGCCCGCAAGGAATTGCTCACTCCTGATGTCGCCGCCCAGACCGAAGCCTATGGCGACAAGCTCACCAATGCCGGTGCACCCGCCAAATTGGTGGCGAAGCTGGTGCGCATGGCGCAGCTTGACGGCGCCATCGGCCTTGCCGCGCTTGCGATTGAGCGACATGCGGATGCGAAGGAATTGACCAAAGGTTTCGTTCGACTGGGCGACGCGCTCGGTCTTGGCTGGGCGCAGAATAGTGCGATGCAGATGGACCCCAAGGACCCTTGGGAACGCTTGCTGGTGGCTGGGCTGGCGCGTGATTTCCAGGCGATGCGGCTCGATTTCTTGCGCCGACAAAAGGCGATGGATGCGGATGCCGTTGGCACATGGCTGACCAAGCATCAGGATCGTGTGGCCATGTTCCGGACGATGATCGATCGTGCGCGCCGGGGCGGCTTGCCGACACCGGCGATGCTCGCGCAGATTGCGGGGCAGGCGCGGACGTTGCTCGGGCGGTAA
- a CDS encoding dicarboxylate/amino acid:cation symporter yields MDRRLTLWILLGMLLGVIVGAALYYSVDATVIKEQISPWFKLLSDIFLHLIKLLVAPLILSTIVVGIAHMGDSSALGRIGFRAISWFIIASFISIGLGLLMVNIFQPGVGAPIPETAAAAIGEVKELKATEFILSVFPKNAFEAMATNNILQILVFSLFAGVALSAIGEKGAPLVRGADALAEMMLQITGYVMRYAPIAVFGALANVVAVSGLGILGTYLELLVEFYASLVILWVILLSVGFLFLRGRIWTLIRYIREPMLIAFSTASSEAALPKLFEQLDRFGVPRRISGFMLPLGYSFNLDGSMMYMSFATIFIAQAYGIDLSISTQILILLTLMISSKGVAAVPRASLVVITGTLAMFGLPVEGVAIILAIDQFLDMGRTATNVVGNAVATSVITKWEGMLEVEEPDFVAHPHAPAHTVAGGKAGLELAEDMVEDQRTKR; encoded by the coding sequence ATGGACCGCCGCCTTACCTTGTGGATTCTGCTTGGCATGCTGCTGGGCGTGATCGTCGGAGCCGCTTTATATTATTCGGTCGATGCAACGGTCATCAAGGAACAAATCTCCCCTTGGTTCAAGCTGTTGTCCGACATTTTCCTGCACCTCATCAAGCTTTTGGTCGCGCCGCTGATCCTCTCTACTATCGTCGTGGGCATTGCCCATATGGGCGACAGTTCGGCGCTGGGCCGCATCGGTTTCCGCGCAATCAGCTGGTTCATTATCGCCAGTTTCATTTCGATCGGGCTTGGCCTGTTGATGGTCAACATCTTCCAGCCCGGCGTCGGCGCGCCCATTCCGGAAACAGCCGCCGCCGCAATTGGCGAAGTGAAGGAATTGAAGGCGACCGAGTTCATCCTTTCGGTCTTCCCCAAAAATGCCTTTGAGGCGATGGCGACCAACAACATCCTGCAGATATTGGTATTCTCGCTGTTTGCGGGCGTGGCTCTCTCTGCCATTGGCGAAAAAGGTGCGCCGCTGGTACGCGGTGCCGATGCGCTTGCCGAAATGATGCTGCAAATCACCGGCTATGTGATGCGCTATGCGCCGATTGCGGTGTTCGGGGCGCTTGCCAATGTCGTTGCAGTCAGCGGGCTTGGCATTTTGGGAACCTATCTCGAACTGCTGGTCGAATTTTACGCTTCGCTGGTGATCCTGTGGGTTATCCTCTTGTCGGTTGGTTTCCTGTTCCTGCGCGGGCGTATCTGGACACTGATCCGCTATATCCGCGAACCGATGCTGATCGCCTTTTCAACCGCATCGTCCGAAGCGGCATTGCCCAAGCTGTTCGAACAGCTTGACCGTTTCGGCGTGCCCCGCCGTATTTCAGGCTTCATGCTGCCGCTGGGCTACAGCTTCAACCTTGACGGTTCGATGATGTACATGTCCTTCGCGACCATCTTCATCGCACAGGCCTATGGCATCGACCTGTCGATCAGCACGCAAATCTTGATCCTGCTGACGCTGATGATCTCGTCCAAGGGTGTCGCCGCCGTTCCGCGCGCCAGCCTTGTGGTCATCACCGGCACGCTTGCGATGTTTGGCCTGCCGGTTGAGGGCGTGGCAATCATCCTTGCGATTGACCAATTCCTCGACATGGGCCGCACTGCAACGAACGTCGTTGGCAATGCAGTTGCAACGTCGGTGATCACCAAATGGGAAGGCATGTTGGAGGTCGAGGAGCCCGATTTCGTGGCGCATCCTCACGCCCCGGCGCACACCGTGGCAGGTGGCAAGGCCGGACTTGAGCTGGCTGAAGACATGGTCGAAGACCAGCGGACCAAGCGTTAA